The stretch of DNA CGGCATTCACTCCCGCTTCCGTTTTCGCCTTTCTTCCGATCTTCAAATTTTCCATCTTCTTTTTGATTTCTTCAATATGCTCGGACAACGCCTGCCGGATTTCTTCCTTCGGAAGATCCGCCAAAAAGGCCAAAGCCGAATAAAAATTCCTGGGATAGGGCAAATCGGGCGTCTGCAGCGCCTCCCTTAACATGGCGGTATAGGCCTCCCGCCCCTTCTCCGTGATTTCATATACCGCCTTTGAACGGTGGCCGGTCCTGACCACCTCCCGAACCTTCACCAACCCCTCTTTCTCCAATTGTTTCAGTGCATGATATAAAGATCCCGGAAGCACATTCGTCCATTCTTCCGTTCTTCCTTGCTGCAAATGTTGTTGGATCTCGTAGCCCGACATCGGCCTTTTGTTCAAAAACCCCAACACCATCAAACGGGCCATTAGTATCCCTCTTTCTCTGATTTCATTTACTTTGTTTATACAATACCATATACTTCAGCTTGAATACCAGCCCATGGCCGGCGGCGACTAAAGAAGGAATCCTCAGCCGAAACCCGTTCAACCTTTTCCTCCCGAAGAAAAAGGATTGACTTTGATGAAAAAAATTGTATAATCAAATTTGAATATACAACATTAATTTTATGAGGAGGAAAGCCCATGCTGCCCCAAATAAAGGTCAAAAACCTTGAAAAATCCTACGGCGGCAACAAAGTGCTAAAGGGAATCGATTTGGCCATCGAGGCGAAAAAAGTCCACGCCATCATCGGGCCGAACGGTGCCGGGAAGACTACTGCCATCGAGATCATGCTGGGAATAAGGGATAAGGACGAGGGAAACGTCGAATATGTGCACCTCGCGCCCGGCGAACTGGGGGTGCAGCTGCAAAACGTTCCCCTTTTTCCCGCTTTGACGGTGAAAGAAAACATCGAAATATTTTCTGCCTTTTATCGCCTTTCCGAACAGGTGAAAAATAAGATTCCGGAAATTCTGCACATCCTTGAATTAACGGACGCGGGAACGAAACTTGCAGGCCAGCTCTCCGGAGGGCAGAAAAAGCGGCTGTCCATCGCTTTGGCCATCCTGCACGAACCGAAGGTGTTATTTTTGGATGAACCCACCGCCGATCTGGATCCGAGGGGACGGATGCAAGTCCGCTCATTGATCAGAAAGCTGGCCAACGAAGGGAAGGCGGTGGTGATCACATCCCATGATATGGATGAAGTGGCGAAAACCGCCGACCAGGTATTTTTTATCAAGGATGGTAAGGTCATCGACCAGGGATCCCCCGAGTCCTTATTGAACAAATATTCCGCCCCATCCTTGGAAGCGGTGTTCATGACTTTGACGGAAGAAAATGGGAGGGAAAACGATGGGCAAAGTCTTTAAAATCTTTTTGGTCGCAACACTGAGGGACAAATTGACGATGTTTTGGTCGGTTCTCTTTCCGATCGCACTGCTCCTCATATTGGGCCAATTCATTGATTCTCCCCGCTATCATCGGCAGTTATTGGGTACGGTCACCGGAATGGGGATTTTATTTCTCGGATTGTATACCATCGGATTCGAAGTCCTTATGAACCGGAAGGCGGGCATATACAAACTGCTCCGCATCACCCCGTTCCGTTCGTGGCAATTGATGATCGCTTCCTGTTTAAGCAAAACATTCTTTGTCCTGATCAGCAGCTATTTAACGATCCTTATCGGAGCGTTCGTTTTTGACGTCCGCGTGAACCTTTCCGGCGTCCTGTTCCTGTTGCCGGTCCTTTTTCTCGGCACCCTAGGTTTTATGTTTTTGGGATTTACGATCGGAAACCTGGCCCGGCTGGAACCGCAAGTGAACGTTTTGGCCAACCTCATCGGCATGCCGATGCTGTTCATCAGCAACGGCTACTACAACATTTCCAACGGTCCCGTTCTTTTTGAACGATTGGCAAAAATAAACCCTTTCGAGCACTTCATCCGTTTGATCAACATGTTCATCCGGGGGGATTTTTCCGGCATCTGGTCCCCGCTTTCGGTCATCGTCCTCTTTACCATTTTGTCCATTTTCCCGGCGGTCCTCACCTTCAGGTGGGATCCGGAGCAGCCGTTCCGCCTGAACGTCCGTTAAAAGGGAAAGCCGGGATCCGATGCGGCGGGCGGATCTTCGGTCTCGCCCGGACGGAAACCATATCCATGTAAAGCGGTGCAAGGAACGTCTTTCCGTACGTCTGGTTCCCGGATTCCGCCCGATTTTTCTTTCGCCTCTTTAACCGGACTTTGCACCGGCGGGCTGCGGCCATGTGATGTTCTCATAACCGGAAAGCGGAAGGACGCCGAGGACCGGTCAGAATCCCAAGCCGTCCATTATATTAGGAGGGGAAATCCCGAAAATGACCGCAGCCGACGGAAAAAAAGGGAGCTGATGTTCCTTCTCTTCATCAGCTCCCTCCGGTCCCAACGGGCCCGTTTTTCTGTTTCTAGGCGGTCCGTTGGTCCTCCTGATTTTTTCCGGCCCGCCTGTTGATGTAGTAGGCGGTTGCCAAGGCTATCAAACCGATAACCACCAACCCGATATAGCCTAGTTTCGCACCAAATATGAAGATAGCGGTCGTCGGCACGGCCCCGTCGACAAGGGACGAGATGGCGGTTGCCCCCTCGGGGAACGAGAATCCGACGTTTTTCGCGGCCGTTGTGAACAGCGGCGAAATATAGGTGGAAAGCAACAACCCGAAGCCGAGGGCGATGGTGCTGGCCACCACCGTACGGATCACATTTCCGCGGAAGATCGGCACCATCATGCACACGATGAACGGAATGGTGGCCAAATCCCCGAACGGCAGCACTTTGTTTCCGGGCACGATGACCGCCAAAAGAAGGACAATCGGCACCATGATCAAGGATGAAGCGATCGCGGCGGGATGTCCGACGGCCAATGCGCTGTCCATGCCAATATAGACTTCTCGGCCCGGGAATTTGGATTTGACAAATTCACTGGCCGCCTCCGATACCGGCGCAAGCCCTTCCATCAACAGGGACACCATCCGCGGGAGAAGCAGCATCACGGCCGCGGTGGATACCGCGAGATTCAGCACATCTTTTCCATTCCAGCCTGCCAGCAAACCGATAACCAATCCCAAAATAAGTCCGAGTACGGTGGATTCCCCTAAAATCCCCAATCTTTTTTGGATGGCTTCAGGGTCCGCCTTCCAATTTTTAAATCCGGGAATCACGTTGAACAATTTTTCCAAAGGCCAGGCAAACAGGATATACGGCGTCGACGTCCCGTGGGGGAAGGAGATGTTCGGATACCCGTAAAACTTCTCCACCTGCTTTTGCGACAGATCGGCGAGAACCAATAGCACGATGGCGTGCACGACGGCCGTCAGCAAGCCCATCGGGTAGCTTCCCGTCATCACGCTGACCAGCGCGCCCGTAAAGGCAATATGCCAAAGGTTCCACAAGTCAATATTCAACGTTTTCGTTAAACCGAAAAGCAGCAAAAGGACGTTCACGCCGAGTCCGATCGGAATGGCCAGCGCCCCGACGGTGGAACCGAAGGCGATGGCAGAAGTCGCCGGCCAGCCCACGTCGATGATGTTCAATTCAATCCCTAATCTTTCCACCATATCCTTGGCGGCGGGACCCAGATTATCCACGAGCAGGCCGATCACCAAATTGATCCCGATAAATCCGATCCCGACCACCAGGCCCGCCCGAAAGGCACGGGAAGGTTTCATCTTAAGAATGAGGCCGAATAAAAAGATTATGACGGGCAGGACGACGGATGCGCCTAAGTCGACGATCTTCTGAATAATCTCCATTCGATCACTTCCTTCCTCCGGTTATTTTAAAGCTTCTAATATGTCGTTAAATACCTTTTCCTTTCCGACACCCGTCAGCAAAGGAATGGCATTAACAACCTTGGTTTTTATCGTCGGCGGAACGATCGTTGTCGAGACGATGAGATCATAGTCGTTCCCGACCGACAGAATGTCGGAGACCTTTGATTGGTCCAATTGGACCTGCATTTGTTTTTCCGCGAAAAACTCTTTCAATTTGTTCATGATCACCGTAGACGTAGCGATTCCGGTTCCGCAAATAACGAGCACTTTTTTCATTTCCATCACCGCCTGTTATTTTTTAATTTTTCAATAATTCACTTTCCAAAAAAGTGACAACCTCTTTCTCCGACGTCATCCTTTGCATCTTTTTCAGTTCTTCTTCCCTTTGGAAAAATTCAATGAGTTTGGTGAGCATCTCCAATTGTTTTTGCCCATCTCCCATTGCCAGCATGAAAATGATGGAAACCGGCACGTTTTCCCCTTGGCTTCCCATTAAAGAAAACCGGACGGGATTTTTTAAGACCGCAACCCCCACGGAAGTTTGATTCACATGGACAGCGTCCGTATGCGGGATGGCCACCCCCATCGAGAGAAGGCGCAGCCCGGTGGGAAATTTCTCCTCCCTGTCAATGACCGCCTGTTTGAACGTATCCTTGACGAACCCCCGCCTGTATAATGTATCGGAAAGTTTGGACAAAATTTCATACTTATCATATGCTTCAATGTTTAACAAAACGCAATCTTCGTGAAACATAGATGCCATGAATATTATTCTCCTTCCTCCCCTGTTGCGAAAAATATTACATTTGTTCTTATATGTTACCTTTGTCTAAATTATATCTGCAACCGTTTTCCGTTGTCAACAAAATATTTCAAAATGCTGAAAAGTGAAATTTATAGATCCGCCGCCGGCAGGGCCGGGGTTTCCGGCCGGTCCATCCTCTCCCGCTTTCGGAACATCCCCGCTCCGGAACCCGCGTTTCAACCCCCGGCGTAGCCCCGCTTCATCGCCCGTTTTTCGGGCGATCCTTCCAAAAAGTTGAAAGACAGCCGTTCGGGCTCACCCATTTCCGGTTTTCCCGCGGCGCAAATTCCGCCGCTCCCGCGGGCCGGCAAAATGGGCGGGATGCTTCCCCAATTCGGCGGATGGCCGCCCTCACCGCTCCGGAACAGTCCTTATGCCTGCGTTCAGCCATTTTCTAAATTGATAGGACAACAGAGGGATTTTTTCTATTTGTCCGCTTTTTCACCACCTCCATTTTCCGTTTCCCGTCCGGCCCGCTTGCCCGCTTCTTTCCCCATCATCCCATAAACATCGTGGCAATCTTGGAAACGGACCGCGGCCGGGCCCGGCTAGCCCGCGAAACCGCTCACGTCCGCCCGGGAATCGGCCTCCGCGGGGCATCCATTTTTCTCCCCGGACAAGCCGTCCGCCGCTTCTCCCGCTTGACCGCCCGCAACCGCCCCGGCCTTTGCGGCACGGGATCCCCTTTCCATTCGCCGGTCGCTTTGGTATTTTTGGAACCGTTTGCAGTTCTTTTTATACCGTCCCCCGGGAACCGGCGGCGGCAATCGGGACCACCTTTTGGCGGCCTGGTTCCGTCCCAACGCTGGCTTTGGGCTGGGAATCTTTTCCCGCATGTTCTGCGCCGATCTTCTTTCCAAAAAATCCGCCGGCCGACCCCAACCTTTCCATTCCGGACTTCGCGCGAAAATCTCGATCTTTCACCTTTCGCGCCGCTATGCGGACACCGCAGGAGGGCAGGCTTTCCTTTCCTTCATCCGGGAAAAAACAGGCTGCGATGCCATGGAGACGGCTTTGCCACGGGGGAGGGACGTTCCCTTAGAGATACTTTACTAAATTTTCCGCGCCAAATAAACCTAGCCACATTCATTTTCAGGCAAAGCCATGGATGCGCACGCCGAAGCCGCATGCTTGATTTCCCCGGCTGGCCGGGTTAGTTGCCGTTCATGAAAAAATTTTTCCGGCGTGCAGGCCGCTTGCCCGTCGTCCGCCGGCCAGGTGCATTTCCTGCCGCGCGATCTTCGTCCGGCGCGGCAAAACGGCAGGAAACATGGGCAGGAAACGGCTTTGCCCATACACGCGGACCGCTCGCCCCGCTTTCCCTTCTCCATAAAAAACAGGAAGCGGCTTTGTCTCCTCTGGAGAACCGCTCCCTCTTCCCAAAAAACAGCACAACCCCCGGGTCTGTACCGCGATTATCTTCGCGAACGGAAACCGCCCGCCATGCTGAGCGATCACCAATTTTCCACAATCGCCGCGGCCGTTTGTTCATCCACGACCAAGACGTCAATAAACCTTCCGTTCAGGGCCCCTTTGATGCTGTCCAATTTATGGATGCCCCCCGCGATGGCAATCACCTGTTTGACCTTCTTTAATTCCTCCAGGGACACTCCGATGACCCGATTGGTGAATTCGTCGATGACCACGTTGCCCGCCGCGTCGAAAAAGCGGAACCCGATGTCGCCGACCACGCCCAATTTCCGCAAATAATTCAAATCGTTCTCGTCCAAATACCCCAGCTCCCTTAAGGTGGACAATTTGTGCGGGTTGCCGATCCCGATGACGGCGACATCGACGGTTCTCCCTTCCTCGAGGACGAGCTCGATGTCGGGCATGGCCAGCAGCCTTTCTTTCAATTCCGCCGATTCCACGATGGCCGGGGCGTACAAATATAAACAGGTGCAGTTCAGCTTTTTGGCCAATTCATGGGCCAACTGATTCGCATGAATTTCCACATGCCTGCGCCCCATCCCCCCTTCCAGCGGGACGACTTTCACATCCTCTTTGCGGATATACGGAAATTCCTTCACCACTTCCGCCAGCGTGGTCCCCCAGGAGATGCCCAGTTTTTTCACGGATTTCAAATTTTTCGACAGATAGTAAGCCCCCGCCTTTGCCACCGCCCGCTTGACCATATCCGGCGTCAACCCGACCGTGGGAACGACGACGGCATCCTTCAGGCCGTATTCATTTTCCAATTTTTGCTCCAGCTCCACCGTGTGGATGCTGTCGTCCTTGATATAGATTTCAATGATCCCCGCTTCCTTCGCCTTCTGCAGCATTTTGGAGACAATCGGGCGCGACACCCCGATCTTTTTCGCAATTTGTTCCTGCGTCCAGCCTTCCGTATAGTACAACGTGGCAACTTTGACCAGCTGCCTTCTCTCTTCCCAAGGAATCATGCTTCTCACCTTTTCTTTCCAATCTCTGTTATCCCTATTGTATAATAAGGCTTCCTTGGGTAAAAAGCCTGTTTTTGTATTTTAACGGACCGGGGGCGCCCACGATTTCCAAGCGGGATGAACAGAATCCTCCCCTATTCGAAGATTTTCCAGGCGGCGTCAAAAAAGGCTTCCGAGATCGTGGGATGGGGGTGGATCATTCCCGCCATTTCTTCCACGGTTCCTTCCAGGGAAATAAACGAAGAGGCCTCCGAAATCATTTCAGTCACATGGGGGCCGACCATGGTGACACCGAGGATTTCCCCGAATTTTTCCTCATAAACGATTTTCACGAAGCCGCCCGTGTCCCCGGAAATGAGCGCCTTGCCGTTTCCCGCCAGATCGAATTTCGCCGTCTTGACACGGAGGCCCGCCTTCGCCGCGGCCTCTTCCGTCAATCCGACGCCGGCAACCTCGGGCAAAGTAAAAATGCAGCGGGGGACCACCTTATCATCCATCCTTTTGTCCAATCCGGCCGCGTTGGATGCGGCAACGATCCCTTCCATATAGGCCGCATGGGCCAATTGGTAGCCGCCGATGACGTCGCCGACGGCATAAATATTCGGAACGCTCGTTTCCATCCTTTCATTGACCTTAATGAAAGGACCGTTCATTTCCAGACCGATTGTACGGACGGCGGACAGATTGGGCTTTCGCCCGACGGAGATCAAAACCGCATCCCCCGTCACGATCAAGGGATTGCCTTGCCCGTCCGCGCATTCGGCAACAACGGTTTCCCCTTCTTTCGTCAATCTTTTTACCGTGGCCTTTGTGATGATTTTTACCCCTTTTCGTTTTAGGGCCTTCGCCAATGTTTCCGCGGCTTCGGCGTCTTCCGCGGGAATGATCCGTTCCGCCGCTTCAATGATGGTGACCTTCGTTTTCAATGCGGCAAAAACCGTCGCCATTTCCACTCCGATGACGCCGCCGCCGATAATGATCAACGATGCCGGTATGCTTTCGATATCGAAGATCGTATCGCTCGTATAGCAAGGGACGGAGGCCAGCCCTTCGATCGGCGGCAATGCCGGGGAAGACCCGGTCGCCACAATGATCTTTTCGGCGCGGATCCGTTCCTCCCCTTTTTCCGTAACGGCTTTCACCGTATGTTCGTCTTCGACAATACCTTCCGCCTCATAGACATCGATTTTCCCCTTCTTTAATAAAAGGGAAACTCCGTTGCGAAGCCTGGTGACGACCTCGTCCTTCCGCCTTTTCATCTTGCCGAAGGAGACGGAGATTTCCGGGGTTTCGATCCCCCATTCCTTTGCCCGTTCCATGGATTCGAGGATCTCCGCGTTTTTCATCCAGGTTTTGGATGGGATGCAGCCCCGGTTTAAGCAGGTGCCGCCCAAAAATTCCTTTTCCACCAGCATGACTTTTTTTCCGAGGCGGGCCGCCCTAAGAGCGGCCATATATCCCCCCGGACCGCCTCCGATCACGGCGATTTCATAGGATTTTGCCAAAGCGACTCCCCCTTTAGACGATCATTTCCAAGGGATTTTCCAGGATCCGTTTGATTTCGGCCAAAAATTCCGCCGCGGGCGCCCCGTCGATGACCCGGTGGTCGAAGGAGAGGCTGGCGGTCATCATGGGCCGGATCACGATTTCACCGTCGATGACAACCGGCTTTTCCTGGATTCTTCCCACGCCCAAAATGGCGATCTCCGGAAGGTTAATAATCGGCGTGAATACGTCGATCGGGTACATGCCCAAGTTGCTGATGGTAAAGGTGGAACCCTTTAAATCATCCGGAAGGAGTTTTTGCTCCCTCGCCCGTTTGCTCAAATCCTTGGCCTCCGCGCAAATGGCGGCCAAGCCTTTTTTATCCGCATTTTTAATGACCGGAACGAGCAAACCGTCCTTGACCGCAACGGCCATGCCCACATTGACCTCATCCCGGGAGACGACCTCATCGTTTTCAAAATGGACGTTGACTTCCGGGAAGCGTTTCAGGGCCGTTGCCGCGGCTTTGATGAGAATGTCCGTATAGGTCAAACGGAGCCCGGTCTGTTTTTCGATCACCGGGAGGAGGGATTGCCGCATTTCGACGGCCTTTGCCATATCGATATCGGTGGACAACGTCACATGGGGAGCGGTAAATGCGCTTTGCGCCATCCGGTTCGCCACAACTTTCCTGAGGCCCGACAAGGGTTTCCGAATTTCTTCCCGCTTTTCTGTTCTTTGTTGTTCGGATGCCCGGACGGCTTCAAGCACATCCCGCTTCATAATTTTCCCGCCGGAACCGGTTCCGGAAATCGCCCGCAAATCCACCTGTTCTTCCTTGGCGATTTTTTGGGCGAGCGGTGTTGCCTTCGGTTTCGTTCCGGCCGCTTCCAAATATTGTTCGACATCCTTCTTTTGAATCCGGCCGCGGGGTCCGCTTCCGGAAATTTTCCCCAGATCTACACCCGCTTTCCTTGCCAGCGCCCTTGCGGCCGGGGTCGCCCGGACCTTTCGGATTTCATCCTCCGGCTGATGATCGGCCGCTCCCTGTTCTTCTATAGACGTTCCTTCCTGCCCCCGCGGGCTTTCCGCCGGGCCGGAACCCGGAGCCGGAGGTTCGTCCGGTACCTTTTCCCCCAGTTTGCCGATGTAGCCGATCACTTGGTTGACCGGGATTTCCGCTTCCGGTTCGTAATACTTTTTCAGCAAGATCCCGCTGTCGTAGGACTCCACTTCAATGTTGATCTTGTCGGTCATGATTTCGAACAGCGGTTCCCCGATTTCCACCGGCTCCCCTTCTTCTTTAAACCAGCGGAGCAGGGTGCCCACCCGCATCGTGCTGCTCAGTTTCGGCATGAAAATTTCCTTCGGCAACGGACTCCCCCCCTTATTTAAAATGAACCGTTTCTTTTACCGCTTTGATGATGTCCGGCACCTGCGGGACCGCAGCCTTCTCCAGTTTCGGATTGTAGGGAATCGGGACCGGCAATCCGCCCAAACGTTTGATGGGCGCATCCAAATAGTCAAAGGCTTCGCTCTCGGCGATGACGCCGGCGATTTCCCCGCCGATTCCCCCGCGTTTCACCGCTTCATGGACGATGACCACCCGCCCGGTTTTTTTCACCGAACGGACGATCGTTTCTTCGTCGAGGGGGACGAGGGTGCGGGGATCGACGATTTCCACATCGATTCCCTCTTTTTCCAGTTCCTTTGCCGCTTCCAACGCCCGATGGACCATAATGGAAGTCGCCACGATCGTGACATCTTTCCCCTCCCGCTTGATATCCGCCTTGCCGAGGGGAATCGAATAGGGTTCTTCGGGTACATGGCCCTTCGTCTTGTACAGCAGCTTATGTTCATAAAAGATGACCGGGTTGTCGTCATCGATGGCGGCCTTCAGCAATCCCTTCGCATCATAAGCCGTGGAAGGCTGGACGACTTTCAATCCGGGAATATGGACCGTCCACGCCTCCAAACTTTGCGAATGCTGGGCGGCCGCTCCCGTACCCGAGCCCCCCGGCGTCCGGACCACCATGGGAACCTTGCCTTTGCCGCCAAACATATAGCGCAGTTTGGCCGCCTGGTTCACGATTTGGTCCAAGGCGATGGTAATAAAATCGGAAAACTGGATTTCCAGGATCGGCCGCATCCCCGTCAGCGCCGACCCGACCGCCGCTCCGGCGATGGCCGCCTCCGAAATCGGGGTGTTCCGGATCCGTTCGGGTCCGAATTCTTCAATCATTCCCCTGGTTACGCCGAAAGCGCCTCCATATACGCCAATATCTTCCCCCATCAGATAAACGTCTTCGTTCCTTCTCATTTCCTGGGTCATGGCTTCCCTGACCGCTTCCAAATACGTGATCTCCCTCATGTTTCCTCCCCTTTCCGTCAAGCGTATACATCTTCCAAAAGCGATTCGATGGCCGGTTCCGGACTGGATTCCGCGTATTTTACCGCATCCTCGATTTCCTGGAAGGCCTCTTCGCGCAATTGTTCGGCCTTTTCTTCCGTCAACAGCCCTTTGTCGATCAGATACTCCTTGAAACGCTTGATCGGATCTTTCTTTCTCCATTCCTGCTCTTCTTCCCGGGTCCGGTACTTCCGCGCATCGCTCTTGGAATGCCCTTTCCAGCGGTACGTTTTTGCCTCGATGAGGACCGGACCCTTTCCGGAACGGGCGTGCTCCACGGCTTCATGGGTGACTTCCATCACTTCCAGGATGTTGTTTCCGTCCACCACTTTTCCCGGAATGCCGTAGGCGACCGCCCGGTCGGCGAGGTTTTCGATATTCACCATTTCTTTTACGGAACCGGACATGCCGTATTGATTGTTCTCGCAGAAGAAAACGACCGGAAGTTTCCAAATGGAGGCAAGATTTAACGATTCGTGAAAGCTTCCCTCGTTCGTCGCCCCGTCTCCAAAAAAGCACAAGACAACGTAGCCTTTCTGCTTCATTTTCGACGTCAACGCCGCACCGACCGCCAGGGGAATTCCTCCGCCGACAATCCCGTTGGCGCCAAGATTGCCCTTATCCAGATCGGCGATATGCATCGAACCGCCTTTCCCCTTGCAGTAGCCGGTGGCTTTGCCGAACAGTTCGGCCATCATCCGGTCCGGCGTCGCCCCTTTGGCGATGCAATGTCCATGCCCCCGATGGGTGCTGGTGATCTTGTCTTCCTCCCGCAAAACGGCGATCGCGCCGGCAGCCGTCGCTTCCTGACCGACACAAAGGTGGGTGGTGCCGTGGATCATCCCTTTGGCAAAAAACTGGTCCACCTTTTCGTCAAAATATCTGATTACCCACATTTGTTTGTACAGCTCAACCAATTTGTCATTTGTGATGCTATCGGGTAATTTGTACTCTTTCAAGTTGTATCCCCCTCCCCTTACATTTGTTCTTATTAGTTACGTTTGTAATAAATATAGAATTTTTTCGCCTTTCTGTCAAGGTGAAGGGATCGGGTTCGGTTCCTTATCCGCCAAAGCGAAAGACCTATTACCGCGTACCGGAGGTTTGGCAAAAGAGATGAAAGAATATAACCATCCTCCTTGCGGCAATGAACGGCGGCCCGGACGCCTTCTGGGCAGTGAATCTTTCGGTTATTTGCGCTTCTGCGCTCCATTCGGAAACCTGGTGCCAAGGCCGTGCGCATTCGTTCTTCCTGGCTGTCTTTCCGGGCGCTTGCCGGTCTTCGCCCTGACAAACAGAAACAAAGGAACAAGGGGAAACGGATTCCAAAAGGGAGAGAAATATACCTGTTACAGGACCCGTCGAAGGGAAAACGATCGGTCCATTCCCCGATCCGACTGATCCCCCGCATGCCGAAAGCACGAAATGATTGCGGAGTTCCGGCGCCGCGGGGCAAATCCACCCGTTCCGGTTATGCCCGAATTCCGTAAGCGGCCTTGGTTCGGATGATTCGGAAACGATTGCCGGCAGGGACAGCATGTTTCGGCTTTTCCCTTTCCAAAGCGGGAACACGACAGCCGTCCCAGCCCCCGGCATGATCCCGGATGATATTTGGCCGCCAAACCGAGGCCTGTTTTTCTGCGCCGATGGCACCGCCCGGGACCTCCCCCAATCGGCATCCCCGAATGAATGCCTGGTTTCTTTTGGCTGTGTATGTCCATCTTTTCGCATTCGTAATTTTATGTTACATTTGTAATAGAGCGGGGAGAAAAATAGCAGAAATACCCCTTTTCCTCTTGAAATATTTTCAGATTTGGAAAGTCTTAAAAAAGATTCGATATAATAAGAATGAGAGGAAGTTTCGTTTTTAACCGCGGGGAAAGATTGCAGCGCTCAATCAAAAAGGGGTGAAA from Caldibacillus debilis DSM 16016 encodes:
- a CDS encoding PadR family transcriptional regulator — translated: MARLMVLGFLNKRPMSGYEIQQHLQQGRTEEWTNVLPGSLYHALKQLEKEGLVKVREVVRTGHRSKAVYEITEKGREAYTAMLREALQTPDLPYPRNFYSALAFLADLPKEEIRQALSEHIEEIKKKMENLKIGRKAKTEAGVNAEYIHAIFANAEKHIRLHLEFLHELQQLLEKAKLEDIEIPKMEEP
- a CDS encoding ABC transporter ATP-binding protein; amino-acid sequence: MLPQIKVKNLEKSYGGNKVLKGIDLAIEAKKVHAIIGPNGAGKTTAIEIMLGIRDKDEGNVEYVHLAPGELGVQLQNVPLFPALTVKENIEIFSAFYRLSEQVKNKIPEILHILELTDAGTKLAGQLSGGQKKRLSIALAILHEPKVLFLDEPTADLDPRGRMQVRSLIRKLANEGKAVVITSHDMDEVAKTADQVFFIKDGKVIDQGSPESLLNKYSAPSLEAVFMTLTEENGRENDGQSL
- a CDS encoding ABC transporter permease, with product MGKVFKIFLVATLRDKLTMFWSVLFPIALLLILGQFIDSPRYHRQLLGTVTGMGILFLGLYTIGFEVLMNRKAGIYKLLRITPFRSWQLMIASCLSKTFFVLISSYLTILIGAFVFDVRVNLSGVLFLLPVLFLGTLGFMFLGFTIGNLARLEPQVNVLANLIGMPMLFISNGYYNISNGPVLFERLAKINPFEHFIRLINMFIRGDFSGIWSPLSVIVLFTILSIFPAVLTFRWDPEQPFRLNVR
- a CDS encoding PTS galactitol transporter subunit IIC, which gives rise to MEIIQKIVDLGASVVLPVIIFLFGLILKMKPSRAFRAGLVVGIGFIGINLVIGLLVDNLGPAAKDMVERLGIELNIIDVGWPATSAIAFGSTVGALAIPIGLGVNVLLLLFGLTKTLNIDLWNLWHIAFTGALVSVMTGSYPMGLLTAVVHAIVLLVLADLSQKQVEKFYGYPNISFPHGTSTPYILFAWPLEKLFNVIPGFKNWKADPEAIQKRLGILGESTVLGLILGLVIGLLAGWNGKDVLNLAVSTAAVMLLLPRMVSLLMEGLAPVSEAASEFVKSKFPGREVYIGMDSALAVGHPAAIASSLIMVPIVLLLAVIVPGNKVLPFGDLATIPFIVCMMVPIFRGNVIRTVVASTIALGFGLLLSTYISPLFTTAAKNVGFSFPEGATAISSLVDGAVPTTAIFIFGAKLGYIGLVVIGLIALATAYYINRRAGKNQEDQRTA
- a CDS encoding PTS sugar transporter subunit IIB → MKKVLVICGTGIATSTVIMNKLKEFFAEKQMQVQLDQSKVSDILSVGNDYDLIVSTTIVPPTIKTKVVNAIPLLTGVGKEKVFNDILEALK
- a CDS encoding PTS sugar transporter subunit IIA, with translation MASMFHEDCVLLNIEAYDKYEILSKLSDTLYRRGFVKDTFKQAVIDREEKFPTGLRLLSMGVAIPHTDAVHVNQTSVGVAVLKNPVRFSLMGSQGENVPVSIIFMLAMGDGQKQLEMLTKLIEFFQREEELKKMQRMTSEKEVVTFLESELLKN
- a CDS encoding sugar-binding transcriptional regulator, which gives rise to MIPWEERRQLVKVATLYYTEGWTQEQIAKKIGVSRPIVSKMLQKAKEAGIIEIYIKDDSIHTVELEQKLENEYGLKDAVVVPTVGLTPDMVKRAVAKAGAYYLSKNLKSVKKLGISWGTTLAEVVKEFPYIRKEDVKVVPLEGGMGRRHVEIHANQLAHELAKKLNCTCLYLYAPAIVESAELKERLLAMPDIELVLEEGRTVDVAVIGIGNPHKLSTLRELGYLDENDLNYLRKLGVVGDIGFRFFDAAGNVVIDEFTNRVIGVSLEELKKVKQVIAIAGGIHKLDSIKGALNGRFIDVLVVDEQTAAAIVENW
- the lpdA gene encoding dihydrolipoyl dehydrogenase; translated protein: MAKSYEIAVIGGGPGGYMAALRAARLGKKVMLVEKEFLGGTCLNRGCIPSKTWMKNAEILESMERAKEWGIETPEISVSFGKMKRRKDEVVTRLRNGVSLLLKKGKIDVYEAEGIVEDEHTVKAVTEKGEERIRAEKIIVATGSSPALPPIEGLASVPCYTSDTIFDIESIPASLIIIGGGVIGVEMATVFAALKTKVTIIEAAERIIPAEDAEAAETLAKALKRKGVKIITKATVKRLTKEGETVVAECADGQGNPLIVTGDAVLISVGRKPNLSAVRTIGLEMNGPFIKVNERMETSVPNIYAVGDVIGGYQLAHAAYMEGIVAASNAAGLDKRMDDKVVPRCIFTLPEVAGVGLTEEAAAKAGLRVKTAKFDLAGNGKALISGDTGGFVKIVYEEKFGEILGVTMVGPHVTEMISEASSFISLEGTVEEMAGMIHPHPTISEAFFDAAWKIFE
- a CDS encoding dihydrolipoamide acetyltransferase family protein, with the translated sequence MPKEIFMPKLSSTMRVGTLLRWFKEEGEPVEIGEPLFEIMTDKINIEVESYDSGILLKKYYEPEAEIPVNQVIGYIGKLGEKVPDEPPAPGSGPAESPRGQEGTSIEEQGAADHQPEDEIRKVRATPAARALARKAGVDLGKISGSGPRGRIQKKDVEQYLEAAGTKPKATPLAQKIAKEEQVDLRAISGTGSGGKIMKRDVLEAVRASEQQRTEKREEIRKPLSGLRKVVANRMAQSAFTAPHVTLSTDIDMAKAVEMRQSLLPVIEKQTGLRLTYTDILIKAAATALKRFPEVNVHFENDEVVSRDEVNVGMAVAVKDGLLVPVIKNADKKGLAAICAEAKDLSKRAREQKLLPDDLKGSTFTISNLGMYPIDVFTPIINLPEIAILGVGRIQEKPVVIDGEIVIRPMMTASLSFDHRVIDGAPAAEFLAEIKRILENPLEMIV